Proteins from one Pleurocapsa minor HA4230-MV1 genomic window:
- a CDS encoding TM2 domain-containing protein has protein sequence MNQKKQEVDPGVAYILWTFGLMGFCGIHRFYSGKITSGLVYFLTFGFFGVGQFVDLFLIPGMTRERNMRLLYEATVEARNNSPQVTLVQPEVVVKKSDPMLILLRAAATHNNVLSVGQAMLATELPLDQVEVLLSKALKQGLAHIDNDEQTGAVRYHFDV, from the coding sequence ATGAACCAGAAGAAACAAGAGGTTGATCCTGGAGTTGCCTATATTCTGTGGACGTTTGGCCTGATGGGGTTTTGTGGTATCCATCGTTTTTATTCAGGCAAGATTACTAGCGGTTTAGTCTACTTTTTAACCTTTGGTTTTTTTGGCGTTGGTCAATTTGTTGATTTATTTTTAATTCCTGGAATGACCAGAGAGAGAAATATGCGTTTGCTGTATGAGGCGACAGTAGAGGCGCGCAATAATAGTCCACAAGTAACCTTAGTCCAGCCAGAAGTTGTAGTCAAAAAATCTGACCCAATGTTAATTTTACTCAGAGCAGCAGCTACTCATAATAATGTTCTATCTGTTGGTCAGGCGATGTTAGCGACAGAATTGCCTTTGGATCAGGTGGAAGTTTTATTGAGTAAAGCTCTTAAGCAGGGATTGGCTCATATTGACAATGATGAACAAACAGGTGCTGTGCGATATCATTTTGATGTTTAG
- a CDS encoding rhomboid family intramembrane serine protease has protein sequence MSSYYRKPLKQKTVLKEFKILIVAIAIFWAVEITDLLLFNGGLDSYGIQPHSIIGLRGIVFAPLLHGGFPHLIANTIPFVTLGWLTMIQETKDFYIASIMSALIGGAGVWLFGSPQSVHIGASILIYGYLGFLLLRGYFQKNFPSIALSIFVAIVYGGFIWGVFPSQMGVSWQGHLFGFIGGAIAAKMVAHERNFD, from the coding sequence ATGAGTAGCTACTATCGAAAACCCTTAAAGCAAAAAACGGTTTTGAAAGAATTTAAAATTTTAATTGTTGCCATTGCTATTTTCTGGGCGGTTGAAATTACCGACCTATTATTATTCAATGGCGGTTTAGACAGTTATGGCATACAACCTCACAGCATTATTGGTTTGCGAGGAATCGTCTTTGCACCATTGCTACACGGCGGATTTCCCCATTTGATAGCAAATACTATTCCCTTTGTTACTTTGGGCTGGTTAACCATGATCCAAGAAACCAAAGATTTTTATATCGCCTCTATTATGAGTGCGCTAATTGGTGGCGCGGGAGTTTGGCTGTTTGGCTCTCCTCAGTCGGTTCATATTGGTGCGAGCATCTTGATCTATGGTTATTTAGGTTTTCTGCTATTACGAGGCTATTTTCAGAAAAACTTTCCCTCGATCGCCTTATCTATTTTTGTGGCAATAGTTTATGGTGGCTTTATTTGGGGCGTATTTCCTTCTCAGATGGGGGTTTCTTGGCAAGGACATCTATTTGGGTTTATTGGTGGTGCGATCGCCGCTAAAATGGTCGCTCATGAACGAAATTTTGATTAG